The window CAATGCcattaagagaaaaataaatgatagaCAATTCAGAGACAAGGAACATAGCAAGAATGTGTTTGGAAGGCACCAGAGGTAACCACCACTCCATAATGCCACTCTTATTTCTAATCCATTTAAAACACTTTGGTTACAATACACAGTACTGTCCTGCTCAATACAAACTCTAATGTATGTAATTGTAATAAgataaacatgttaaaatatactgtacctataagAAACAGCTTTATTGTTAGATCGAGATTTTGATTTGTATCTCTTTTCCGGTATGAATCTGTGGTCAATATAATCCATTCTCTTGCTTATCTGAGGCAGCCGGAACAAACTTTCTTCCAACTTTTTCTTTAGTCTTGAGACTTCCAACTGAAGAGCCACAATTGCTTCACTGTTTAACACAAAACAAACTTGAAATCCAGTCTCTTTTATGATGTAAATGAGTTATTATGTGACATTAAGACCAATTAAGAATCTAACTTTTGTGATTCTATGTTTAAGGGCATTTTTCCATTACAAGTCCTTTTTACATTGCAACCTTACTTTATGTATTAATGTAtgaagaaatataaatattactAGTACACAATAGCTCAGTAAAAATCATAAGCGTTTCTGAGAAATCTGTTTAAATTTTATCTTAGAATTCAGATGGTTTAAAGAAGTAGTATAGAAAACACTTACTTATGATGGGAACATAGCTGAGAATGCTTTTCTGATGTGGCCCAGTTTTTTTCTATGGTGTCATGAAGAATACAGCCACATGGAGAGGGTAATAGGAGATGTTCATCTGAACTTTGATTGATAACATGATGGGGGATGTATGTATcactttctgaaataaaaaaacaaaactggctaatatttgttttctatgAAACTGACCAAAATAAtactgtttaaatatttaagcaaGGTTTATAGGTAGGGTTAAGACTagggtattttttaaaagtaggaTAATTTCAAGACAaagtcaaagcaaaaaaaatgttattctgaGCAGGGTACTACTTTTAAACTCTTCATACATTTGTTGTTGAGCTATACTAATAACTATAGTCATTGGAAACTACTGTTTATgtccccttttttaaaaaaaattgtttatcTGCATTTGTACCTAAGTTTGCTTAATGGgtatttaaagaaatagaaCATATACTTTTGTGAAACtggtcttttttatttaattgtaaatATACATTGTTTTACAGCAATTTATAATTGAATGTTATATCACAACTTCAAGTTGTAACTTCAAGTAACAATACCACTGTGattgtgattttaatttaaataaaccaCTGCTtaattttctcatttctttGCACATTGATGACTTTTAAAACAATGGTCTATTGCACACCAGTCATCATAACTTAGAACTATAAAAATAACTATCTACTGCCATCTGCTGACCAAAACACTGAGCCCTCACTCTTTTGTTCTTATTTAAAGAACAGTATGTGACACTTTACTAGAGAAGTATGTTCCACCTTTGTTAGAGATGGCTTGTGAGTCTTCAAGGTTTTCAATCCAATCCAATTTAAAACAGTTCATCATTGGCTTAACTGGACTGAAATTTAACAACTTCTCCCAACTTTGCAGGTGTTGGTAAAGAGACCTATGAATCTGTGGCCCTCCATGTCACTCCTGGTtaaaaacatgttcatttcaaaACTTGTGAGACATATTAACTTACCATACTTTCCAGTGGAGCCAATTTCACATATGACACTGTGAGTCCAGTGATCTACTGTGCTGCCAGCAGACAGAGCAGCTTGTTGCATTGCTTCATTCAGGTCTTTTGAAGAAAAAACTTTAATGATGGCTGTCTGTGCATTGGGACATGAAACGTCACTGTCTGAACTGCTCAGACTGCTCATATTAATGGAGGTTGACTGTTGGTTTGAAGGCAATGGACACCTGCAGGAAACAATTCAAGGAACTATATTTATCAAATTCTGTAGCAAAGGTATTCTTATGGTAAATGTGTAGTTCCAACTTTTTATAAGATAGTTTACAATATGATTTACTGAAAGACCTTAAGACTATGTTTGTCTGTCCGCATTCTTTAAAAAGAATTTGAGATGCAGACTTTAATCATATTTTCATCTTACTGACTAGGTGAAAAAAGTCTGAAAAATTTGACAGCAAAGTGTTGATGTGTAACTCATATATAAATGAGGCAATCTACATTACATATGGATTTTAATCAGAGTGTAGAACCCTTTATTATGTCATCAGTATGGGtaatgtattgattttttttagtgaTATGTTTGAAAGTTTAATGTTGtagttatactgtagtttcagCTCACAGAATGAATAGcaaaatttagatttttattcTTCTGATTCTTTACTGATAGTAAAAGATAAATAAAGACCATTGTTCAAATTCAAATACCAATTAGTTAAATACAATTATTAGCTATGCATActttatttaatgaaatacgCCTCACTTTCATAATATCACTACCTGTCAGCAAGTAAAAAGGTATTCCATTCTAGATAAAAGCACTTCTGatctttaaaattttaaagtaAGCTTTCACTCCAAAGATTTTGTTATGCAATGTGCACTGTCCATTGGTAACATACCTCTCTGTAGCCATTTGTGAATGGGACAATGCAGTAGTAGGCCGGCTCTGATCCAAGCTGTCCAATCCACTGTCTGTTTCAGGAGCCACTATGCCCTGCTATTGCCCATAAAAATGtcataaacatttcattaatcACCATattacacaaaatacaaaatgatcaAAATGTACAGACTGAAATCAGATTGATCTTACTTTAAAAACTTGCAGTAATAACTGTACCTCTAATGAATCCTGAAAATTATTTGAGATGCCGTGTATCTTTATAGGGAGGTTCACAGAGGAATGAGAAAGATCTCCAACAGTGCCACAGCTGAATGAAGTCTCTAACTTGTGTGTAGCTTGCTGGCTaaataataaagcaataaatattaatataaataaagttAAACATATAATGATTTTCTATACATAATGCTATACCTTGCAtatataattcatttattattattcaccTTTTATAGTAAACTATAGGAAATGTAGTCGTTTCACTGAAAACAACAAGGCAGGTagagttttttttcaattcatagaaaactaaataaattattaaaaatgaaatcgcTGCGAGAACTGGGAGATGTTTAAAGCAATAGCAATAAAAAAcacccaaaaataaaaaaaaactatatggggaagaaatccaaaacaaaagcaaattttttaattgaactacaggcaaatgtatatacagtatacaggcaAAGTATAAGGAAACGTCAGGTACATGGAATGTACAGAAGAGGAGATGTTGAAAATTGTGAGGTCTGTTTTAGTTTAATGACTTAGTTTTCAACACTTACACTCCAGGTGTTGACAGCCTCTTCTTAGAGGCACGCATTGGTGATTTTGTCAATATTCCATCTTCAACGGTTGCAGCAAATTCATTAAAATCATCCTTGATTAAGGCACATTTTAGGTTTCCTGGCGGCACGTCAGACTCTTCATAGGAGTTACTATGGGTACAGAGGACACAAGCATAGGCTGAAAATGATACTGTTCATTTTCCAGTCACCCTGAAACAAGATAGCCCAATTGAGAAGAGATCAAGGTTTCAAGATGCAGTTTCCCAATTTACAGTACAACTCTCATATTTGACTGTTTACACATTGAAAATTGTTCAAGTAGGCCAGATATATTTCCATTGTTGTtaccttataataataataatattaataataatgcaccATATTTATGTAAGACTTAATCAagctattctaatacagtaGCATTAAgaacataatgtataattttaacTATATTTTGTATACTATTTgtataaaacaagaacaaaataataaaatatttcagcctTCTTCCATCATCAGAAGTATCATCCTTTGGGTTGTTTACAAAATCTGTCTTAAAACCCCTGTGTAATAAGACTTAGAGTGCAAGAGCAGCTGCAGTTTGAGCCCTTACAGTCCTGTTCCTGGCACCATAGACTGGGATCTACTGAACCCAGAGAAGATAAAAAGTAAAGTCCTAACAGTCCTTCAGTTTAGCCTGCCATATCTATTTCTGCTGCAACTTGACGCCAAGACTCGAAATataatttgtaaaatgtattacatgagaataaatcaatattatttatttataaagatatctttttcatttagaatttcCAAAACATAATCACTTCTAGACACTCCCAAAATATAGGTACTGTTAAACAATGTCTGTAGTACCCCACGGACATGGGATAcatagaggacaaaatacaatacaataccatCTTCAAGATGTCAGATACACTCCATAAAGATGGAtctttcaattatttataattaaatatttataaatattgtcaGATATATTGTGTTAGGCATTTCTTCAGCTTCATAACATTCACACAGTAACAACTGCTAAAGGATAGTGTGAAGCCtctaacagaaaaatataaacagAGGAAACCAATCCCTTTTTCCAGCCCTTGAAATCCAGCAGATTTCTAATATACAAACAACCTCACCACCCTCCCCCCTTTCCCAGGGGACAGTGTATGCACATATAACAGAATGGAgatgtaaataaaaaagaaagagaaaccaGGAAGCTTATATTGAGACTTCCATTCCTAGAAAAAGCAACTGTAAAAAATATATGCTAAAATATGTGTAAGTAGGGAAGAGAATCAAGAGTTAGGACATTTTGAGTAGGCAAATAAACATGCCATGTCATGTgagttaataataatttaactaaaCAAATGTATAATTATAGATCCATATTTAATGTCAAATGGGAGAACAAGTATAATTTAAATCTGGAAGGTAATATGGACTCTTTCTTCATGTACATTTACTGTCACaattaaaaaactattttccaaacaaataataattattaaataatccCGTGCTCCACAAATATGacttaaaaacaatattcaaattagttttcataaAGCCTATTTAATGGTGAATTAACATTCACCGGATATGAGGAGACTAATTACTGTACCAGTGACTGAGGTTGAATAACGGTGTGCTGTGTTGTTGGAATGCTTCTGGAATAGGATCATTGCCTTGTGGAAAATCACTGTCCTCATtgactgagctcattcttggCTCATTTGGGCATAGACAAGGAAGGAGCTTCTGTCAAGAAACACAGGACTCAGCATGAGGTATTTAGACTGAAATAAAAGTTCATTTATTCCAGGTTGATATGATGAAAAGCATAATAACAGGACATTATTCATTTCTAACAAGCTAGCTTTAAATAATACTAGacatatttttgtctttttgtactgaaatgtaataattgaaaaaatgtaaatgtaaaatgtactaTTCGACATGTAGGTTTTACAACATTAATTACTCAATTTTATATATTACCTTGTCCAGAGTCTTTAATTCACAAGGGTAATCCTGTTAAGACACATTGAAAAAATAGGAACATATTAGCCTAGTGGAGTAGCTATATCAGTCTCCTGTCCCTAAGAATTGTTCTTTTATACATGATAGCTACAGAAAGAAACAATATATATTACAACTGACAGATAATAAGTACCTTGCTATATAATAATCATGAAATAGCTATTATGTGCATGAACATACAGATACTATTTACTTAAATCCACCCATTACTCCAGGTTATGCATTTTAAACACAACAGTGCATTGACATGCGatggaacatacagtaagtagtgTATAATCAAAATCTTAAGTGAATGTCTATTATGGCTTTATCAGTTGAATTGAAAAAGTACCTTTTATATctcttctacattttttttaaaagataacaAAAATGGCTGCTCATTTGATACTTCACATGAAAATGAACAGGAAGGTAAAGAAAGGAGTGGTAAAAAGGACAATACAATAAATGATCTCTAAAACTAAATGCTATGTGTGTAATAGAGCTGTGTGAGTTACCTCATGCAGTGATGTATGAGATGAGATGGACTCAGCAGATGGCAATGGAGTCGATGTGGTGTAAGATGTTTGTGAAGAAAGCTGATTGCACACATTTTCATCAATCTGCTCTTTGATGTCTTCAAGGGACATTCCTATTCTAAATATCTGTCCTTCCACCtgccttttttaaattcatacATCAGAAAAAGAAAGTCTCAAACACTAATTTAACACAAGGGTGATCATTTTTCTTTGTGCCATTTCTTGCCACTTTGATATCaatatataacatttaaaactacagtatattcgtTACATATACAAGATCAATTACAATATTCATAAACACtcagtaaaatacatttctttctaTGTTTAAATACAATTCAATTGGGAAAGAATTatgaaaatgttgaaaatattaTAACTAGCAATAGATTGGATCCTACAGTACCAATATTCTGTGTATAAATTACATTAATACCTTCAAGAGCCTATTTCAAGAGCCAAGGACTATCCGTGCAAATATCTTACCTTTCAGGATCAAATTCCCCAATGTCTTTAGACTTGCCCaaataactcttcagttcaagTGCACGGTGTTCTTCTTTTCTGGTCATATAACTCCTTTCTAACTTATCTAGTGCATCCATTAAAGTCTTAAAAACCTAAACATCAACaagtacagtattattttatcaaatgtatttttataaagaattgcgtatgtacagtactaggTATTTGAATGTTAAATTAATTGCATTATTACCCTTTCAAAGATGGGATATTACCAAGAGGACTACAAGAATACCACAcatgttgtttgttttaaaacaaacaaatgaatcagattaaaattaaaatgactttgtgtgtgagagaaatgtgtaaaaaattaaatatatcccAAAATAAAACTCTTGTCTACCTCTTGTTGTTCATTGATGCCTAAAGACAATGAACTTAGGCAGCTTTTAAACTCTTCCACCTAGAAAACAAACCAAGTGATATCACCACAGTTATATTCATTCTAGTTCAAACTTCATTTTAAGAGCAGAAACAAATAATTACCCCTTTTACCTTTTGTATAAACTGACTTATCATTTCTTTAAGTtccagagtcattttttctcctTCACTTGGTCCTTGGGGATCAGTGTCTGAAGCAGTGCAATTTGATAGCTCTGCAGCTTTTAGCTCGTCTTCATCTCCACCTAATAATAAGAGGAAGACCCAGAGCAGGACTCTCAACAGTCATCACATACATTGTGTGTACTACTATTCACTAGAGATGCATTTCATATATAAAGTACCTTTGGTAGTCTAATTAAATGGCAAGATTATTTCATATGCTAAAGATGAGAAACTTTCATCTTTAGCACATGAGAATGCTAAAGCAACTCTCATATCTTAGCAATTCTGATTGTGTAGGcctcattttaataattatatatttggaTTTGTtgctttaattaaataattaaaaagcagaGGTATACCTGTAAGAGCTGGCAGACTGGGCATGGAAGCTGTGGTAAAGGGTTCAATTTGAGCAGCAGCTGGCATTATTCCTGATTCGTACTCACTTGCATTCGAAGAATCTGAGAAGGATGGTGCCTGTTCATGAGTAAATATTCATTGGacataaaaggaaataaaactcTATCGTTATTTAATATCAAACCAAAAATTAGTTCAAATATAGGAATCACAACTATAGAAATTACCTTCGCTTTTTTagttaaaaggaaaacaatgtaATATGTACATCAGCATTTTTTATAATCATTTACtgttaatatttcatttaacagctgattttttttaaatacaagatgtttTGTAAATGTTCTTCGTTATttgctatttgttttttttttaacaaaaccagTCACTACGGAGTGTCAGTTTTGCATTCAAGTCTGTAATGTCATCTCCAACAATTAGACACACCAAAGAATATTGTTAACATTTTAACCTACTTTAGCACCCAGTCTCATCTGATCGATTAGGTTTTCTGCTTCGGCATATCTTGTTAGTAATTTATCATACTCATCCTgtaaaaaagaatattaatgTTAATTCATTCAGAGGttgtatttaacatgaaaataatgCTGAAATGTCAATACATTCAAAACATGTAAATAAGTCATGTGTTCCTAATCATTAACATTACTTCTTCCTGTCTATGCAACCACAAAGCCAAAAGGCTATGGCTTTTTGTACTACAAAACAGAGATTGCAACTAACCATTAGCTTAAAAAATTGTCTAGAAATTCAGTGGATTGTGTAGTAGTTTGAgtgcaaaaagtaaaaaaaaatagttaaaaataGAACAACGCAAAATTTATACTTTTATACGGAAGTCTATATAAACATATGTATTAACTcaaacatatacagtgccttcagaaattATTCAGACCCCTCCACTTTTTCCAAACTTTGTTGTGTTGTAGattgaattgatttttttttgccatcaaTCAACACACAATAAACCCCATAATCGCAAagtgaaaacacgttttcaagaATGTATTAAATGCATACatttaatgtattaaaaataaaaaaaaactgaaatctcccatttacatactgtaagtgtatgtAGTCCACCTGTGGCCAATTCACTTGATTGGACATGATTTAGAAAGGTCCCACAGTTCACAGTGCGTGGCAGAGTAAAAACCAAGCCTTGAAGccaaaaaagtttaaattcaaTCCATTTTGAAATAAGTCTACAACACAACAAAGTGTGGAAAATGTGGAGGGGAcggaatactttctgaaggcactgtaatGTACCGTACACAAAATATGCACAgaattaaatttttttttttatcaggagAAGAATGTGAAGTTAAATTTATATTGTGGTTGTAAAGGTAAttacctttaaatgtttaacaagTTCTGGAGTCTGTCTTGGGTCATCCTGTCTTTTTTCAGAGTCCTTAAAAACAACGGCTGTTTGTTGTGGCTGAATGGTGTCAAGCACCTTCCTTATGACATCAACATCTGGTATGGAAGAACCTGTAGCTTTACACAGCAGTCCTGGGGAAGATTTTGTCCTCAGAATTCCAGATGTATGCCTGATAGGCTTTCCATTATTATTTCCCTTAGGGATCCTAATTTTTGAAGCTACTTTGGAAAAATCTGGAAGAGGATAATGAACCTGACCTTGTCCATATTTGATTTCATTACATGGCCAGACTCTTCCTAAAGGTGTCCTTTGTGATTGGATATATTCTTCATCTTTTAACCCTTGGCTCTCATGCTTGATACATTGCTTAGATCCTTTAGTGTGAGTTACTGTATTGCTGCTGTTGGCTCCAGGGCAGTCATCAGTGTTAGTTTTATTCAAGTTATTGGTTTTATTTGTGTTGTTGGACTCATTACCGGAACTAGCCTGATCAGTTGCTTCATCATCCTCAATTTCCACATCATTACAAAGTTCCTTTTCGGTATTGATCATATCATTATAGCTATGTAAATTATAGTGCAATTTGACTGACACAGATTTGGTCAATACCGTTTCAACACTCTCAGTAAATGAAGCTTCAGGCATCGTCTCTGCTTCAATGTATTTGCTTGAATTTAATAAATCTTCTTCAGAGAAGTGACGAAGTAGCACTTCTACAATCTTTGACTGGGGGGCATCAGGTTGACCGATTTCAAAACTAGTGTCTCTATGTTCAGTATCATCCCTAAGTTGTACATCATTTCTGCCATTTTTGAAAGCTACAGGTGTGGAGTTAAAGCCGAGGGCTTTTCCAGAGGGATAATTTTCAATCTTATTTACTGTTTTGCCAAACTCTAATGAAGCGAGAGAAGGCGTAGTATTTAAATCCCGGGCAGCTTGACAAGCGTTGCTTACTGGTCGTTGTTCTGCTTGCTTGTCATTGAATCTAGCAGGTGTTAATTGCTTTTCATTAATATCTACATTATGTCTGAGAGTAGCAAATCTATCATCGTTATAAAGGTCACCATCATACGGAAGGTCTTCTTGGTCTTCATCGCTGGTGTCTCCAACTTCACTGTATCTCCGACCTGGCCCATCCTCCATTGTGTTCTGTCTTTGCTCAGATATCCTTCTTATGCTGCTTTTATTGCAAATGGGCTGATGATTTAGATTGTGGCTCTCAGAACCTCTTTTGGAAAATATTTCTTCATCTTGAAAGTCTTCATAAGTGTCAAACTGTTCTATGTtgtctgcaaaataaaaatatttacaattaaaaGTCCAGTATTTCCAATGAAATATGTATTTGACTTGGTAATCATCTCAATGGAATAGCTGGATATGTTTAGATTGTCTCTGGATTCCATTCAAATCAAGGAATGTGCAACAGCattgagaataaaaaaaaacacaggagctGAATTGAATTTCTGCATCTTAAGTATGTTATTTCTCATTGCAACTGGACATATATGTTTGATCATCTTTAAAGGCTGTAAGAATGGCTTACACAAATCCAAGTGTAATGTTACAGCTGAGTAGAAATTTTAAACCTCTTCTTAAATTTCCTTACACGCTTGCTTATCAAGTAGTTGTTCACATGACCCTTATGTGTATGAGCTGATCGCAGGTTGATATTTTTATAGTACAATGGATTCATTTTagtgtttttacatttattaataaagaatttCCAGGAAAATATTATTTACCATCTTTGTTCATTTGTTATTTGTTGATTATATTACCTCTAGTTGACTAATTATTGTCTTATATCTGTCACATAACTTCAGTATTTCTTGTAAGGAATATTGATCTTCATATAGTTTCCAAAAACATAGAGAAACAACCCCAGTTATGCCTTATCAAGGAGCATATTTCTTGTGAAATTGAACTTATCATCATAATCTAAGAAACTCTCCAGAATATATCACTTCAAATCAGTtgtattgcttttatttttgacaATTTGTCTTGGAACTGGTACTGTTATGTAACATAATCACAGACATAAAACAAATAACCTTACCATTTAAATTAAGACTTGAATCTTCAgctgaattttgtgaaaggcaGACAATGAATGAATCCTGCTGGTCACTAAAATGGAAACTGCTGTCATCACTGATTTCAACTAAGATATTTTGCTCAAATGATTTCTCCCATAGCACAGAACCAGGTTTCTCTATGAAATCGCCATCATCTTCAGAGTCCTCATCATATCTTCTGGAATTTTCCTCAGATTCTGCTTTGAAGTCCTCCCCTTtcttggcttcatcactcaTGCCTAGATCCAGGACATATTTGCTTTGATCCATGCCTTAGCAGCAAAAACAgagatattaaaaaaattaccTGCAGACATGCTGGAAAGAATGAGAGTCAAATGATTAGTAAAATTAGTGATGTTCTTCACAACTATTAATCTATTCCTTATTGCAGGTGGATGCTGATGGTattggggactctcctccacctgtaaagcactttgagtggagtgtccagaaaagcgctatactgtataagtgtaagtaattattataattgttaGGATTATTTTACTGTTAAATTATGTAAAATTACAATATGTTACATAActcacattttcatttcaaataagAACATGAGCTGGCGGGATGAAACTTACTGATAGAGACACATCTGATAAGAGTTTGGGGAACAGACCATCGTTACAAAGCAGTTTAAGGTTCTGAAACTTCAGAAACAGCAGTAGCTATTTTCTCTGCAATATGTGACAGCAATAACCTGTTCTAGAATCGTCTTCCTGTCTTTCCCTTGATCCATATGCCATCAATAAACAAACATCTCCTTACATTTTCACTTCTTTTATTGAGAAAATAATAATCATGTTGAATTTCAGTAGACCAATTATTCTTCTTTCCTAGATAGCCTGTCTGCGCTTTCTAGATCTGAgaacataaacattaatttGAACTTTAGTCGGTGTCTTGCATATCCAACAAAGCTGATATAATCGCATGCACATTATCACACCATTCATTATTTGGAGATACAACTCGACAGGCTTTATAATTACTTTACCTGCATACTTACTTTAAAGGAAACGACCTTTCATCATCAGCTCATCCTCGGTAGGACGTGTACTGCAACTATCAGGCTGCCCATACGGTTACTGACGTTCACAAATTCAATTAATGGGCTTATTTTCTGTGTGATACAGCGTCTCCTCGCCAGATAAATTTACGCCTGAAAGTGCCGTCAGGTTGATTAATAATGCAACCCCAGTCGCCCACCATCTGCATTGACAGATACACGTGTAAGGGGGAGGTGCTATGTTGCTATGGCAAATGTGAAGCCACATCAGACCTTTCAAA is drawn from Lepisosteus oculatus isolate fLepOcu1 chromosome 9, fLepOcu1.hap2, whole genome shotgun sequence and contains these coding sequences:
- the LOC102684466 gene encoding microtubule organization protein AKNA isoform X4; the protein is MAYGSRERQEDDSRTGMDQSKYVLDLGMSDEAKKGEDFKAESEENSRRYDEDSEDDGDFIEKPGSVLWEKSFEQNILVEISDDSSFHFSDQQDSFIVCLSQNSAEDSSLNLNDNIEQFDTYEDFQDEEIFSKRGSESHNLNHQPICNKSSIRRISEQRQNTMEDGPGRRYSEVGDTSDEDQEDLPYDGDLYNDDRFATLRHNVDINEKQLTPARFNDKQAEQRPVSNACQAARDLNTTPSLASLEFGKTVNKIENYPSGKALGFNSTPVAFKNGRNDVQLRDDTEHRDTSFEIGQPDAPQSKIVEVLLRHFSEEDLLNSSKYIEAETMPEASFTESVETVLTKSVSVKLHYNLHSYNDMINTEKELCNDVEIEDDEATDQASSGNESNNTNKTNNLNKTNTDDCPGANSSNTVTHTKGSKQCIKHESQGLKDEEYIQSQRTPLGRVWPCNEIKYGQGQVHYPLPDFSKVASKIRIPKGNNNGKPIRHTSGILRTKSSPGLLCKATGSSIPDVDVIRKVLDTIQPQQTAVVFKDSEKRQDDPRQTPELVKHLKDEYDKLLTRYAEAENLIDQMRLGAKAPSFSDSSNASEYESGIMPAAAQIEPFTTASMPSLPALTGGDEDELKAAELSNCTASDTDPQGPSEGEKMTLELKEMISQFIQKVEEFKSCLSSLSLGINEQQEVFKTLMDALDKLERSYMTRKEEHRALELKSYLGKSKDIGEFDPERQVEGQIFRIGMSLEDIKEQIDENVCNQLSSQTSYTTSTPLPSAESISSHTSLHEDYPCELKTLDKLLPCLCPNEPRMSSVNEDSDFPQGNDPIPEAFQQHSTPLFNLSHCNSYEESDVPPGNLKCALIKDDFNEFAATVEDGILTKSPMRASKKRLSTPGVQQATHKLETSFSCGTVGDLSHSSVNLPIKIHGISNNFQDSLEQGIVAPETDSGLDSLDQSRPTTALSHSQMATERCPLPSNQQSTSINMSSLSSSDSDVSCPNAQTAIIKVFSSKDLNEAMQQAALSAGSTVDHWTHSVICEIGSTGKYESDTYIPHHVINQSSDEHLLLPSPCGCILHDTIEKNWATSEKHSQLCSHHNEAIVALQLEVSRLKKKLEESLFRLPQISKRMDYIDHRFIPEKRYKSKSRSNNKAVSYSGQKHRGCKKGRLYPWNADSHCNGQNRISSDMEPCTDSEDLSQSATAFQSQPLPHTSDRQNCKKNSCPQAAEGYTFLRAAMDMQEMKCKEKNFPLYENHLNKSILQVKNGSTCSLPVSLKEVKQSYAPQNRRHSTQSDSALLANKVKEHLKWSETKPQINTQNRNSRKYKDEDMNRTLDKAIEAAQYMKRTTDRMVKTLSADLAKAELHRKMQNLNPRLFKVIHTDS
- the LOC102684466 gene encoding microtubule organization protein AKNA isoform X1, whose product is MAYGSRERQEDDSRTGMDQSKYVLDLGMSDEAKKGEDFKAESEENSRRYDEDSEDDGDFIEKPGSVLWEKSFEQNILVEISDDSSFHFSDQQDSFIVCLSQNSAEDSSLNLNDNIEQFDTYEDFQDEEIFSKRGSESHNLNHQPICNKSSIRRISEQRQNTMEDGPGRRYSEVGDTSDEDQEDLPYDGDLYNDDRFATLRHNVDINEKQLTPARFNDKQAEQRPVSNACQAARDLNTTPSLASLEFGKTVNKIENYPSGKALGFNSTPVAFKNGRNDVQLRDDTEHRDTSFEIGQPDAPQSKIVEVLLRHFSEEDLLNSSKYIEAETMPEASFTESVETVLTKSVSVKLHYNLHSYNDMINTEKELCNDVEIEDDEATDQASSGNESNNTNKTNNLNKTNTDDCPGANSSNTVTHTKGSKQCIKHESQGLKDEEYIQSQRTPLGRVWPCNEIKYGQGQVHYPLPDFSKVASKIRIPKGNNNGKPIRHTSGILRTKSSPGLLCKATGSSIPDVDVIRKVLDTIQPQQTAVVFKDSEKRQDDPRQTPELVKHLKDEYDKLLTRYAEAENLIDQMRLGAKAPSFSDSSNASEYESGIMPAAAQIEPFTTASMPSLPALTGGDEDELKAAELSNCTASDTDPQGPSEGEKMTLELKEMISQFIQKVEEFKSCLSSLSLGINEQQEVFKTLMDALDKLERSYMTRKEEHRALELKSYLGKSKDIGEFDPERQVEGQIFRIGMSLEDIKEQIDENVCNQLSSQTSYTTSTPLPSAESISSHTSLHEDYPCELKTLDKKLLPCLCPNEPRMSSVNEDSDFPQGNDPIPEAFQQHSTPLFNLSHCNSYEESDVPPGNLKCALIKDDFNEFAATVEDGILTKSPMRASKKRLSTPGVQQATHKLETSFSCGTVGDLSHSSVNLPIKIHGISNNFQDSLEQGIVAPETDSGLDSLDQSRPTTALSHSQMATERCPLPSNQQSTSINMSSLSSSDSDVSCPNAQTAIIKVFSSKDLNEAMQQAALSAGSTVDHWTHSVICEIGSTGKYESDTYIPHHVINQSSDEHLLLPSPCGCILHDTIEKNWATSEKHSQLCSHHNEAIVALQLEVSRLKKKLEESLFRLPQISKRMDYIDHRFIPEKRYKSKSRSNNKAVSYSGQKHRGCKKGRLYPWNADSHCNGQNRISSDMEPCTDSEDLSQSATAFQSQPLPHTSDRQNCKKNSCPQAAEGYTFLRAAMDMQEMKCKEKNFPLYENHLNKSILQVKNGSTCSLPVSLKEVKQSYAPQNRRHSTQSDSALLANKVKEHLKWSETKPQINTQNRNSRKYKDEDMNRTLDKAIEAAQYMKRTTDRMVKTLSADLAKAELHRKMQNLNPRLFKVIHTDS